In Serinus canaria isolate serCan28SL12 unplaced genomic scaffold, serCan2020 HiC_scaffold_114, whole genome shotgun sequence, the following proteins share a genomic window:
- the LOC127061148 gene encoding LOW QUALITY PROTEIN: serine/threonine-protein kinase pim-1-like (The sequence of the model RefSeq protein was modified relative to this genomic sequence to represent the inferred CDS: inserted 2 bases in 2 codons), with protein sequence MAVDLGCPQGAAVGDGGNVPHPLSVSLYRCPPLFPAMPRPRPSRRGLASDRLWPRGRWRCWAGISAWGWGGIAALRLGLARDRPRPRRRIQFRPRPRSRRGIQFQPRPLLLPVPTEDTRTAAAPAASAATSPARALSLPSAAAGHEPLVSRSKDRTPGHGRPGAGEGRSGAVAGPGPSADSRVLPAGKAQEALQERGFGSVCSXTRFSDGAPVAIKRVPQKRVRHWGELPDGTSAPLEIVLLDSVSTVFPGVVQLLERLELPSNIVVVLERSQDLQHFIWARGFLSEEVAQELFRQVLEXRDIKPENILVDLATGQAKLIDFGCGTYLQDTAYTHFAGTWSYSPPEWTHFRWYHGEAATIWSLGILLHQMVCGEHSFRRGQSISWGQLSLPQRLSKWIFFSRRGGNTSAGSQQQAREHPTLAAAEEVAHVLLSCSPPKQRIAGKG encoded by the exons atGGCTGTGGATCTGGGCTGCCCCCAAGGCGCGGCCGTGGGAGACGGGGGAAACG TCCCGCACCCGCTTTCGGTGTCCCTTTACCGGTGTCCCCCTCTTTTCCCTGCCATGCCCCGTCCCCGGCCGTCCCGCCGCGGTCTCGCCTCCGACCGGCTCTGGCCGCGAGGGCGGTGGCGCTGCTGGGCGGGCAtcagtgcctggggctggggcggCATCGCCGCCCTTCGGCTCGGCCTGGCCCGAGACCGGCCCCGGCCCCGACGCAGGATCCAGTTCCGACCCCGGCCTCGGTCCCGACGTGGGATCCAGTTCCAGCCCCGGCCCCTGCTCCTCCCGGTGCCCACGGAGGACACACGGAccgcggccgctcccgccgcctccGCTGCGACTTCCCCGGCCCGAGCTCTCTCGCTCCCCAGCGCGGCTGCCGGCCACGAGCCTCTCGTGTCGCGTTCCAAAGACCGAACGCCCGGGCATGGCCGGCCCGGGGCGGGTGAGGGGCGCTCGGGGGCCGTTGCTGGCCCCGGGCCGAGCGCTGACAGCCGCGTCCTGCCCGCAGGGAAAGCGCAGGAGGCCCTGCAGGAGCGCGGATTCGGCAGCGTCTGCT GGACGCGGTTCTCGGACGGCGCCCCG GTGGCCATCAAAAGGGTGCCGCAGAAGCGCGTCCGGCACTGGGGCGAGCTG CCCGACGGCACCAGCGCACCGCTGGAGATCGTGCTGCTGGACAGCGTGTCCACTGTCTTCCCTGGTGTCgtccagctgctggagaggcttGAGCTCCCCAGCAACATTGTGGTGGTGCTGGAGCGCTCTCAGGACCTGCAGCATTTCATTTGGGCACGGGGGTTCCTGTCCgaggaggtggcacaggagctgttCCGCCAGGTCCTGG GCCGCGACATCAAACCAGAGAACATCCTGGTTGACCTGGCCACTGGCCAGGCCAAACTGATCGACTTTGGCTGTGGCACCTACCTGCAAGACACAGCTTACACTCACTTTGCAG GAACATGGTCATACAGCCCCCCGGAATGGACCCACTTTAGGTGGTACCATGGCGAGGCAGCAACGATCTGGTCCCTGGGCATCCTGCTGCACCAGATGGTCTGCGGGGAGCACTCTTTCAGGAGGGGCCAGAGCATCAGCTGGGGCCAGCTCTCACTGCCACAAAGACTCTCAAAGTGGATCTTCTTCTCTAGGCGCGGGGGGAATaccagtgctgggagccagcagcaggctcGTGAGCATCCTactctggcagctgctgaggaggtaGCAcatgtcctgctctcctgctctcctccaaaACAAAGAATTGCTGGGAAGGGTTag